Part of the Sulfuricurvum kujiense DSM 16994 genome, GCTCGAACGCAATAGAGGGGTGACCCCCGCAGATTCGTGAAGGGTTTTAAAAGTTCCTGCGGTGAAGATTGCCAATGACATCGGGGTGTTGAGTGAAGCGAGAGAACATATAACGCTATCTAAATCATCCGCCCACTGCAATGCCGAGGCGGAATAGATCCGATCATACTGTTCCTCTTTCAATCTCTCAAACAATAGCGGATCGTTAAAGTCACCCAACACTAATTCGACATTCGATGACGAAGGGTGATGTTCCAGCATTGACGCGGAGAAATCAACGCCGACAAACCGCTCAATCTCCCAATCGATCAGAGAATAGAGAGTGCCGTTCCCGCATCCCAAATCCACAATAGACTTTGGTTTATCTGAGGTAGAGGCGATCAGCTTTTCGGCAACATGGCGCTGGATAACATTGCGGCTGCCGTATTCGGCGGCGTAGCGTGAGAATTCATGGCAGGCGCTGCTCATCGGCGATTAACCGCCAATGCCACAATAAACAATCCCAAAAGTACAAGGACGATCGCCGCGCCGCTGGGGAGTGCAAAGAAATACGAGGCGATTAGTCCGATAACCACCGAGATAAGAGCGATTACAACCGAGAGAAGCGCGGTAGGATAAAACCCCATCCCGAATCGGATCGCCGCAACGGGAGGGATCACCATCAGCGCACCGATCAAAAGCGTCCCGACCACCCGAATAGAGAGGGCAATAATAATCGCAATCACGCTGACAAGCATGAAGTTGAGCATCGTGACGCGGATACCTCCCGCCCGGGCGACATCCTCATCAAAAGCGATAAAGTAAAGCTCTTTGAAAAAAGCCAAAAGGAGCGCCATCGCCAAAGAGCCGAATATCCCCATCACCCACAAATCTTCAACACTGACCGAGAGGATCGAACCGAAAAGATAGCTAAAGAGCGAAGCGTTAAACGATCCCGCCAGTGAGACGATGACAATGGCAAGGGCGAGTGAACCCGAGAGAAAAATAGCAAGTACCGAATCCGAATACATCCCGTGGACGCTCCGCAGATACTCGATAAGCCATGAGGCGACGAGTGACGCAGCAACAGCCATCCATAGCGGGCTGAGACCGAACAATAGCCCAACCGATACCCCGACGAGTGAGACATGTGCCAATGTTTCGCTCAGCAGTGAATAGCGCCGAAGGACGATAAACGATCCCCCCAGCGAGGCGAGAACCGCGATCATAAGCCCGGCGATAAAAGCCCGCTGCATAAAGGGGTAATCAAGCATTTCTAACATCTCTTACCTCCTTCAATGATTATGGCACACGACGTGCGCCGGTGTGCCGTAGAGTCGGCTCATCTCGTCGCATCGGACGACTTCCGCCGGGTTCTGGGAAACCAATAGCGTTTGGTTGACAAACAATACGCGGGTAATATCCTCGGCAATCACCCCGATATCGTGGGTGATAAAGAGGATGGAAAGCTTTTTGGTACGGTTGAGGGTACGCAGAAGCTCATAAAAACGGTGCTGCGATTCGACATCAATCCCCGTGTTGGGTTCATCAACAATCAAGACATCGGGATTGGAGGCTAATGCACGGGCGATCATCACCCGCTGACGCTGTCCCCCTGAGAGGTTTCCGATGAGGCGGTCGGATAAATCGGCTACCCCCATCAGCTCCATCGCTTCAACGATAGCCGATTTATCTTCGGAAGATTCAAATCCAAAAATACCCCGTCTGGCGTAGCGCCCCATTCCGACCACTTCACGAACGGTTGCCGGAAACGAACCGTCAACAAGGGCAGAACGTTGGGGAACGTACCCGATACGGTTCCAATCGCGAAACCGCTTTTGGGATGTTCCGAAAAGTTTTATCTCGCCTGAAGTCGGTTTTTCCAGCCCCAGCAAAAGACGGATAAGAGTCGTTTTTCCTCCGCCGTTAGGTCCGATAATAGCGCAATATTCCCCCGGCAAGATTTGAAACGTCGCCCCCTTGAGGACAAGATTTCCGTGCCGCTCAAAGTTAAGGTTGTTTACGTCAAAAAGGCTGGGGGAGAATTTCAACGGCACTCCATCGCTTCACGCAATTTTTTCAGATTCTCACGCATGATCGTGAGATAGGTTTGATGGGATTTTAACTCATCTTGGCTAATATTTTCCAGCGGCTGCAATGCTACCGCTTTGGCTCCCGTCTCTTTGGCAATCGTTTGGGAGACGTTGTCGTTTATAAATTCCTCGAAAAAGATCGTTTTCACGCCGTGCTTATTGATCGTTGCAATAATATCGGCGATATTTTTGGCGCTCGGCTGTTCATCCGAAGAGAGTCCGATGACCGATACGTTTTCGAGCTTGTTTGCCGAAGCAAGATAGCCGAACGCGTCATGGTTGGAGACGAGAGTGCGGTTTTTACACTCGGTTAGACCTGATGCGTATTCGGCTTTCAGTCGTTGAAGCTCTCCGATATAGGTGGCGGCGTTACCGTGAAACACCTCCGCTTCGGCGGGGAGAAGTTTAGAAAACTCCGCATCAAAAATTTGGGTCATTTTGATCATATTGTCGATATCGAGCCAGTAATGGGGGTCAAACGCACCTTCATGATGATGTTCTCCGTCCGTCTCTTCGCCATGATGGTCGGCTTCGCCTTTCAACAAAACAACATGCCCGCTCATATCGATCACCTGGGTCGTTTTAGGGAGGGTATTTTTAAGATTTTCCGCCCAGCTTTCAAATCCCGCACCGTTGTAGACGAACAGTGAAGATTTAGAAATATCGGCAACTTGGGAAGGGTTCGGCGTGAACATGTGGGCATCCGTACCCAGCGGAATGATCGGGTGTACTTCTACCGAATCTCCCGCAACCGTCTTGGCAATTTCATACAATGCAAACGTACTGACGGAAATAATCGGCTTCGTTTGAGACGATACCTCTTTACTTTGAGGCTTTGGCGAAAAGAAACTGACCCCGATCACGATTACGGCGATAATACCGCCAAAAATTATCAGTCGTTTGGTATCCATACTTCAGTTTCCTTATAATAAAATTCGGATACCATTCTAATGCAACTCAGTTGCAATAAACCTTAAATTTTAAGAAGTCTTATCAAAATGACACTCGATGAAAAAATCAGCGCCAACGGATTTCGACTCACCGCTCCGCGCAAAAAAATCCTCACAATCCTCTCCGATCAAAAACAGCCGATCAGTTTCGAGGAGTACAGCGCCCTGGATCCGATGATCGACAAAAGTACCTTTTATAGAACCATGCAAGCCTTTGAATCAGCCCAAATCATTAGCGGGATCGAATCAGATGCCGGAAAACGGTATTTTGAACTCTCCGATACTATCCATCCCCATTTTATATGCCAAAACTGTCATGCTATCACCTGCCTGCATCCCCAGCCGATCATTTCCCCCAGCGGATATACCATCGATTCAGTCATCTACAAAGGGCAATGCCCTCTATGCTCCGCTTCGTAAATTCAGCGTCTCTTTTACTGCGTATAATAAACCCAATAAGCAAAAGAGGTTATGGCAATACCGACAGCCAACCCGAGTTTTTTCTTCAATGTACATTTTGAACACACAACGTTGTCTCCTATCTAAAAGAAGCATCTTAATCACTCTCTCATTAAACTAAAGCTTCATCGGCCTCTTATAAACACTATGCTATAATCGCGAACTTTTTTACTAATATCAAGGATTAACATGACAGGTATACTGCTCATCGTGCAGATCGTTTTGGTCGTTATGATCACCATCGCGGTACTGCTCCAAAAAAGCTCAAGCATCGGTTTAGGAGCTTACAGCGGCTCTAACGAATCGGTCTTCGGAGCTAAAGGACCGGGAAGCTTTTTAGCTAAAGTAACCTTTTTTCTAGGGTTTGTATTTATCGTTAATACGGTTGCTTTGGGCTATTTCTATGCTCAGCAGAAAAATGAATCCGTTGTAGATGCAATGGTTGAAAAAACTGATGTTGCCGCTCCGACGATTAATATCGTCAACGATGCCAACACTACAAAATAATTGCCGGAGAAAAAACCTATGTTAGACGAAGTGTATCAATTTTGCGAAGAAAAAATGCAAGGAAGCTGTGATCATATGATCCACAACTTCCGAACTCTCCGTACCGGTAGAGTAACGACCAAAATTTTGGACAACGTCCGTGTAGAAAACTACGGGTCAATGGTGCCGCTTGATCAGGCAGCCAGCGTATTGGCAA contains:
- a CDS encoding methyltransferase domain-containing protein produces the protein MSSACHEFSRYAAEYGSRNVIQRHVAEKLIASTSDKPKSIVDLGCGNGTLYSLIDWEIERFVGVDFSASMLEHHPSSSNVELVLGDFNDPLLFERLKEEQYDRIYSASALQWADDLDSVICSLASLNTPMSLAIFTAGTFKTLHESAGVTPLLRSSDEVMAIAEKYLDARFEVLHTTLEFDSVREMFRYIKRSGVSGGRRVLDFTQTKKLMETYPLNYLEFEVVFITTPSH
- a CDS encoding metal ABC transporter permease, which gives rise to MLEMLDYPFMQRAFIAGLMIAVLASLGGSFIVLRRYSLLSETLAHVSLVGVSVGLLFGLSPLWMAVAASLVASWLIEYLRSVHGMYSDSVLAIFLSGSLALAIVIVSLAGSFNASLFSYLFGSILSVSVEDLWVMGIFGSLAMALLLAFFKELYFIAFDEDVARAGGIRVTMLNFMLVSVIAIIIALSIRVVGTLLIGALMVIPPVAAIRFGMGFYPTALLSVVIALISVVIGLIASYFFALPSGAAIVLVLLGLFIVALAVNRR
- a CDS encoding metal ABC transporter ATP-binding protein — its product is MPLKFSPSLFDVNNLNFERHGNLVLKGATFQILPGEYCAIIGPNGGGKTTLIRLLLGLEKPTSGEIKLFGTSQKRFRDWNRIGYVPQRSALVDGSFPATVREVVGMGRYARRGIFGFESSEDKSAIVEAMELMGVADLSDRLIGNLSGGQRQRVMIARALASNPDVLIVDEPNTGIDVESQHRFYELLRTLNRTKKLSILFITHDIGVIAEDITRVLFVNQTLLVSQNPAEVVRCDEMSRLYGTPAHVVCHNH
- a CDS encoding metal ABC transporter solute-binding protein, Zn/Mn family, producing the protein MDTKRLIIFGGIIAVIVIGVSFFSPKPQSKEVSSQTKPIISVSTFALYEIAKTVAGDSVEVHPIIPLGTDAHMFTPNPSQVADISKSSLFVYNGAGFESWAENLKNTLPKTTQVIDMSGHVVLLKGEADHHGEETDGEHHHEGAFDPHYWLDIDNMIKMTQIFDAEFSKLLPAEAEVFHGNAATYIGELQRLKAEYASGLTECKNRTLVSNHDAFGYLASANKLENVSVIGLSSDEQPSAKNIADIIATINKHGVKTIFFEEFINDNVSQTIAKETGAKAVALQPLENISQDELKSHQTYLTIMRENLKKLREAMECR
- a CDS encoding Fur family transcriptional regulator, which encodes MTLDEKISANGFRLTAPRKKILTILSDQKQPISFEEYSALDPMIDKSTFYRTMQAFESAQIISGIESDAGKRYFELSDTIHPHFICQNCHAITCLHPQPIISPSGYTIDSVIYKGQCPLCSAS
- the secG gene encoding preprotein translocase subunit SecG translates to MTGILLIVQIVLVVMITIAVLLQKSSSIGLGAYSGSNESVFGAKGPGSFLAKVTFFLGFVFIVNTVALGYFYAQQKNESVVDAMVEKTDVAAPTINIVNDANTTK